One Pseudomonas sp. B21_DOA genomic window, CCCCCAGGTCTGAGTGACCGGCAGCTGAAACGCAAAAGCCCCGCCAGGTGAATGGCGGGGCTTTTGCTTAGATTCAACAGATAATTTGTCTGGTAAGGCCCTTTCGCAAGCAGGCTCGCTCCCACATTTGAAATGCAATCTCCTGTGGGAGCGAGCCTGCTCGCGAAGGCGTCTCAAGATTCAGCGAAAAAACCCACTCAACGCCGCCACTGCCTCCGGCGAACGCAGCCGCTGGGTGAACAACCCGCCCTCCTCCTCGATCACTTTGCGCAGCAGCTCGCGATCGGGCGCTCGCATCAATTGCTTGCTGATGCGCACCGCTTCGGCCGGCAATTCATCAAACCGCAGGGCCACTTCCCGAGCCTTGCTCAAGGTCGCTTCACCGCTGTCCAGCGCTTCGGTGGCAATCCCCCACTGCGCAGCCTGTTCGCCGTTGAAGCCTTCCCCAAGCAGCAATAACTCAGCCGCTTTCGCCTGCCCGAGCAAACGCGGCAGGATCAGGCTGGAACCGAATTCGGGACACAATCCGAGGTTGACGAACGGCATGCGCAGCCGGGCGTCGCGGCTGACATAGACCAGATCGCAATGCAGCAGCAGGGTCGTGCCAATCCCCACCGCGGCACCGGCCACGGCGGCGATCACCGGTTTGCGGCATTCGAGCAGATTGAGCATGAAGTGAAACACCGGGCTGTCGAGGTC contains:
- a CDS encoding enoyl-CoA hydratase-related protein, which codes for MTEAILLERERGVLTLRFNRPDKKNALTRAMYSRLAEALKQADGDLEINAVLITGSAECFTAGNDIADFIEQPPSDLDSPVFHFMLNLLECRKPVIAAVAGAAVGIGTTLLLHCDLVYVSRDARLRMPFVNLGLCPEFGSSLILPRLLGQAKAAELLLLGEGFNGEQAAQWGIATEALDSGEATLSKAREVALRFDELPAEAVRISKQLMRAPDRELLRKVIEEEGGLFTQRLRSPEAVAALSGFFR